Proteins from a single region of Dictyostelium discoideum AX4 chromosome 5 chromosome, whole genome shotgun sequence:
- the panC gene encoding pantoate-beta-alanine ligase — protein sequence MKELIICNNIKLIKEEIHKKKIEISKRNNKEYYEIKVGFVPTMGYLHSGHISLVERAKLENDIVVVSIFVNPTQFNANEDLSSYPSDIENDSKLLKNVGTDLLFLPTPDIMYPKESGYSTFVTVESMEQVMEGKSRPGHFRGVATIVTKLLLITTPTNLYIGQKDAMQCICIKRLVADLNIDTNVIICNTIREDTGLAKSSRNSYLSNEEQIQASSIYKILESFKNNINSFTDRQSFINEITKQLEQNPLFKVEYVSIASNITGLEIIDQFPPPKDSNLSLALLFFAEKRKTRLIDIIIL from the coding sequence atgaaagaattaataatttgtaataatattaaattaattaaagaagagattcataaaaaaaagatagagatttcaaaaagaaataataaagaatattatgaaattaaagtTGGATTTGTACCAACAATGGGATATTTACATAGTGGTCATATATCATTAGTAGAGAGAGCAAAActtgaaaatgatattgtTGTAGTATCAATATTTGTAAACCCAACTCAATTTAATGCCAATGAAGATTTATCAAGTTATCCAagtgatattgaaaatgattcaaaattattaaaaaatgttggaactgatttattatttttaccaacTCCAGATATAATGTATCCAAAGGAAAGTGGTTATTCAACTTTTGTCACTGTAGAATCAATGGAACAAGTGATGGAGGGGAAAAGCAGACCTGGTCACTTCCGCGGCGTTGCAACTATCGTGACTAAACTATTACTAATTACAACTCCCACTAATTTATATATCGGTCAAAAAGATGCTATGCAATGTATTTGCATTAAAAGATTAGTTGcagatttaaatattgacaCCAATGTGATAATATGTAACACAATTCGTGAAGACACCGGTCTAGCAAAGTCATCCAGAAATTCTTATTTATCAAATGAGGAACAAATTCAAGCATCgtcaatttataaaattttagaatcctttaaaaataatataaattcattCACTGATCGTCaaagttttattaatgaaataacTAAACAACTTGAACAAAATCCATTGTTCAAAGTTGAATATGTTAGTATTGCTTCAAACATAACTGGTTTAGAAATAATTGACCAATTTCCACCACCAAAagattcaaatttatcattagcattattattttttgctgAAAAACGTAAAACTCgtttaattgatattataattttataa
- the arpA gene encoding actin related protein 1 yields the protein MSSVEFSNQPVVIDNGSGVIKAGFAGQDPPSHIFQSLVGNPKYKKVMGLNIENESTYFVGDRINDWRGILKLKHPMDHGIVSNWSDMERVWTYTYDQLKIQPSEHPVLLTDVPNNPRLHRERAAQLFFETYNAPALYFSIPAVLSLYASGRTTGIVLDSGDGVTHVVPVFEGFALPHAISRIDIAGRDITEYLQHLLRRSGYNFKTSAEKEVVRIIKEKTCYVAHDPQKEEELLEPDSSSSKPVQPQYTLPDGNVIELGAERFRAPEILFHPDIIGDESLGIHQCLDMSIRKSDLDLRKTFYSNIILGGGSTLFQGFGDRLLNEVKKLAPKDIKIKITAPPERKYSAWMGGSILASLSTFKDLWVTRQEYEEDGCSVIHRKIF from the exons atgagttctgttgaattttcaaatcaGCCAGTTGTTATTGATAAT ggatcAGGTGTTATTAAAGCAGGTTTTGCAGGTCAAGATCCACCATCACATATTTTTCAATCATTAGTTGGTAAtccaaaatataaaaaagttatgggtttaaatattgaaaatgaatctACATATTTTGTTGGTGATAGAATCAATGATTGGAGaggaattttaaaattaaaacatccAATGGATCATGGTATAGTTTCAAATTGGAGTGATATGGAAAGAGTTTGGACATATACTtatgatcaattaaaaattcaaccTTCAGAG cATCCAGTATTATTAACAGATGTACCAAATAATCCAAGATTACATAGAGAAAGAGCAgcacaattattttttgaaacttATAATGCACCAGCactttatttttcaataccagcagtattatcattatatgCATCAGGTCGTACAACTGGTATTGTATTGGATTCAGGTGATGGTGTAACACATGTTGTACCGGTATTTGAAGGATTTGCATTGCCACATGCAATCTCACGTATTGATATCGCAGGTCGTGACATCACTGAATATTTACAACATTTATTAAGAAGATCAGgttacaattttaaaacaagtGCAGAGAAAGAAGTTGTTAGAATCATTAAAGAAAAGACATGTTATGTAGCCCACGACCCACAAAAAGAAGAGGAACTATTGGAACcagattcatcatcatccaaACCTGTCCAACCACAATACACACTACCAGATGGAAATGTAATTGAATTGGGTGCTGAACGTTTCCGTGCACCAGAGATCTTATTTCATCCAGATATCATTGGTGATGAATCTTTGGGTATTCATCAATGTTTAGATATGTCCATTAGAAAGAGTGATCTCGATCTTagaaaaacattttattcaaatatcATACTTGGTGGTGGTTCAACTCTCTTTCAAGGTTTTGGTGATCGTCTTTTAAATGAAGTCAAAAAATTGGCTccaaaagatattaaaattaaaattactgCACCACCTGAACGTAAATACTCTGCTTGGATGGGTGGTTCTATTTTAGCTTCTCTATCTACCTTTAAAGATTTATGGGTAACTCGTCAAGAATATGAAGAAGATGGTTGTTCAGTAATTCAtagaaaaattttttaa
- the eIF2b1 gene encoding translation initiation factor eIF-2B alpha subunit encodes MTGGLNKDFDWVVAKFEEMIKRETEVSIAIPTIRILIDVIRKSNSTTVVGLQKELEDAVKQLKSCPYNQSISLSSVCDSFIRFVTKRTELDFPNFDTCKSNLVERGEQLSNKSSMSRTKISQLADKFIRDGVTILVHGFSRVVLGLLLHAAFQGKRFSVIVTESRPDSSGYKTAARLQAANIPVKLIMDGGVSRIIDKVDYVLVGAEAIVENGGIVNKIGTYQISIVAKAFKKPFYVAAESFKFTRSYPLNQSDIENLKNDHISEPFKACRSCSSCENPEQLTIDSPTLDYTPPSYITLLFTELGVLTPSAVSDELIKLYC; translated from the exons atgacaggcggtttaaataaagattttgaTTGGG ttgTAGCAAAGTTTGAAGAAATGATAAAAAGAGAAACAGAAGTATCAATAGCAATACCAACGATtagaattttaattgatgtaATTAGAAAGAGTAACTCAACCACTGTTGTTGGTTTACAAAAAGAATTAGAGGATGCagttaaacaattaaaaagttGTCCAtacaatcaatcaatttcattatcatcagtTTGTGATTCCTTCATTCGTTTCGTAACAAAAAGAACTGAATTAGATTTCCCT aatttcgATACATGTAAAAGTAATTTAGTTGAAAGAGGTgaacaattatcaaataaatcatcaatgAGTAGAACAAAGATTTCACAATTAGCAGATAAATTTATTAGAGATGGTGTTACCATTTTAGTACATGGTTTTTCAAGAGTAGTTTTaggtttattattacatgCAGCTTTTCAAGGAAAAAGATTTTCTGTTATCGTAACTGAATCTAGACCTGATTCTTCTGg tTATAAAACAGCAGCAAGATTACAAGCAGCAAATATTCcagttaaattaattatggATGGTGGAGTTTCAAGAATTATTGATAAAGTTGATTATGTATTGGTTGGAGCTGAAGCAATTGTAGAGAATGGTGGTATCGTTAATAAAATCGGTACTTATCAAATTAGTATTGTTGCTAAAGCATTCAAAAAACCATTTTATGTTGCTGCtgaaagttttaaattcacACGTTCATATCCACTCAATCAATctgatattgaaaatttaaagaatgatCATATCTCTGAACCATTTAAAGCTTGTCGTTCTTGTTCAAGTTGTGAAAATCCTGAACAATTAACT attGATTCACCAACATTAGATTATACACCTCCATCATATATTACATTACTTTTTACTGAATTAGGAGTTTTAACACCATCAGCAGTCTCTGATGAGTTAATTAAACtttattgttaa
- the cda gene encoding cytidine deaminase, whose product MNQEELEKCIDAAQNSQQYAHCPYSHFRIGAALLTSCGKIFTGVNVENSSYGLTICAERTAYTKAVSEGYKSFKGIVVASDLKDRFITPCGACRQFGVEFGDFEVVCVKPDRSTFKSSTHKLLPGLFSQEDLIAKAEQDERECKAQN is encoded by the exons aTGAACCAAGAAGAATTAGAAAAATGTATTGATGCCGCCCAAAACAGTCAACAATATGCTCATTGTCCATATTCTCATTTCAGAATTGGTGCAGCTCTTTTAACAAGTTGCGGTAAAATTTTCACTGGTGTCAATGTTGAAAACTCATCATATGGTTTAACAATCTGTGCTGAAAGAACTGCCTACACTAAAGCAGTAAGTGAGGGttataaaagttttaaaggAATTGTTGTAGCTAG TGACTTAAAGGATAGATTTATTACTCCATGTGGTGCTTGCAGACAATTTGGTGTTGAA tttggAGACTTTGAAGTTGTGTGTGTCAAACCAGACAGAAGCACTTTCAAAAGTTCAACTCATAAACTTCTTCCAGGATTATTCTCTCAAGAAGATTTAATCGCTAAAGCTGAACAAGATGAAAGAGAATGTAAGgctcaaaattaa